One genomic region from Natrinema caseinilyticum encodes:
- a CDS encoding RNA-binding domain-containing protein → MSDIYRVDVEVTAPVFDTEVTSRVIDAVANVFPTADIEETFGEVRGEAHALDHFSELLHRQEILDTARGEFFSNREGDTFSFALKKQAAFEDRVNFSVGEPDELGEISVRVRVDEPSLEEYVDHIAPPTEDGRPVDT, encoded by the coding sequence ATGAGCGATATCTATCGCGTCGACGTCGAGGTCACGGCACCGGTCTTCGATACCGAAGTCACGAGTCGGGTGATCGACGCCGTGGCGAACGTCTTTCCGACCGCCGACATCGAGGAGACGTTCGGCGAGGTGAGAGGGGAGGCCCACGCGCTGGATCACTTTTCCGAGTTGCTTCACCGCCAGGAGATCCTCGACACTGCCCGTGGCGAGTTTTTTTCGAACCGGGAGGGAGACACCTTCTCGTTCGCGCTGAAGAAGCAGGCGGCCTTCGAGGACCGGGTCAATTTCTCGGTCGGCGAACCGGACGAACTCGGCGAGATTAGCGTTCGCGTCCGCGTCGACGAGCCGAGCCTCGAGGAGTACGTCGATCACATCGCGCCGCCAACCGAAGACGGCAGGCCGGTCGACACCTGA
- a CDS encoding CBS domain-containing protein — protein sequence MHDTIPVAEIMVETVVTAPADATATEAARLMRDEHVSSVLVVRDGEPVGIVTEGDFATNLCEREDLGHLELSAVMSTPLTTVPAAASIVDAVEVLQSSDIEHLPVVGEDDHGALEGILTTTELSYYVPHLARGTDRLEADPAQRRVRTDTLYERDDWAFEYRGEDESTVSVGDSARFTKSISADDVETFAEVTGDTNRLHLDADYAAETRFGERIVHGVLANGLISAALARLPGLTIYLSQESSFQAPLSIGERVTAVCDVVEDLGRAKYRIETTVVDGDETTVLEGSAVVLVDDLPAMASHERDEATTGRTD from the coding sequence ATGCACGACACGATACCCGTCGCGGAGATCATGGTCGAAACCGTCGTGACCGCGCCCGCCGATGCGACCGCAACCGAGGCGGCGAGGCTGATGCGCGACGAACACGTGAGTTCGGTACTCGTCGTCAGGGACGGCGAACCCGTCGGGATCGTCACCGAAGGGGACTTCGCGACGAACCTCTGTGAACGGGAGGATCTCGGTCACCTCGAACTCTCCGCGGTCATGTCGACGCCCTTGACGACGGTTCCAGCGGCCGCATCCATCGTCGACGCCGTCGAGGTGCTGCAGTCGTCGGATATCGAACACCTGCCGGTCGTCGGTGAGGACGACCACGGCGCACTCGAGGGAATCCTGACCACGACGGAACTGTCTTACTACGTTCCGCACCTGGCCCGCGGCACGGATCGGCTGGAAGCCGATCCGGCGCAGCGGCGGGTCAGGACCGACACCCTGTACGAACGCGACGACTGGGCGTTCGAGTACCGCGGCGAAGACGAGTCGACCGTCTCGGTGGGCGACAGCGCTCGGTTCACGAAGTCGATCTCCGCGGACGACGTCGAGACGTTCGCGGAGGTCACCGGCGACACGAACCGACTCCACCTCGACGCGGACTACGCCGCCGAAACCCGGTTCGGCGAACGGATCGTTCACGGCGTCCTCGCGAACGGTCTCATCAGCGCGGCGCTCGCTCGGCTACCGGGGCTGACCATCTACCTTTCGCAGGAAAGTAGCTTCCAGGCTCCGCTGTCGATCGGCGAGCGAGTCACCGCCGTCTGTGACGTCGTCGAAGACCTCGGTCGCGCGAAGTACCGCATCGAGACGACCGTGGTAGACGGCGACGAAACCACGGTCCTCGAGGGGAGCGCGGTCGTCCTCGTCGACGACCTTCCGGCGATGGCGAGCCACGAGCGAGACGAGGCGACGACCGGCCGCACCGATTAG
- a CDS encoding PadR family transcriptional regulator: MSLIGSTKMDILRLLYDSPQHGYQIHKELDITTSTVYRHLNELEDAGMVVEKGDTENNRIEYALTDDGEELLKLLSD; the protein is encoded by the coding sequence ATGTCGCTCATCGGGAGTACAAAAATGGATATCTTACGGCTCTTATATGACTCTCCCCAACATGGATACCAAATCCACAAAGAATTGGACATAACCACATCAACGGTATATCGACACCTCAACGAGCTTGAGGATGCTGGCATGGTCGTTGAAAAAGGAGATACAGAGAACAATCGCATAGAATACGCACTTACCGATGATGGGGAAGAACTCCTAAAGCTCTTATCTGATTAA
- a CDS encoding AAA family ATPase, translated as MHVIGTVGLPGSGKGEAATVAREDGIPVVTMGDVVRQETADRGLDPAKDHGTVAQALREENGPTAIAERSLPMIEDRLENHEAVLVDGIRSDVEVDVFETEFGDAFTLVSIEAPYEIRADRIDERGRDAGEADGGEGLAARDERERGFGMDDAMERSDVVVENTDSLEAFHDRIREVVREGIDDGKRTERKRES; from the coding sequence ATGCACGTCATCGGAACGGTGGGACTACCCGGGAGCGGGAAGGGTGAGGCCGCCACCGTCGCACGCGAAGATGGGATCCCGGTGGTGACGATGGGTGACGTCGTCCGCCAAGAGACGGCCGACCGCGGGCTCGATCCCGCGAAAGATCACGGCACGGTCGCGCAAGCGTTGCGCGAGGAAAACGGCCCGACGGCGATCGCCGAACGGTCGCTACCGATGATCGAGGATCGCCTCGAGAACCACGAGGCGGTGCTGGTCGACGGCATTCGCTCCGACGTCGAAGTCGACGTCTTCGAGACCGAATTCGGGGACGCGTTTACGCTCGTCAGTATCGAAGCCCCCTACGAGATCCGAGCCGACCGAATCGACGAGCGCGGCCGGGACGCGGGCGAGGCAGACGGCGGCGAAGGGTTGGCCGCCCGCGACGAACGCGAGCGTGGCTTCGGAATGGACGACGCGATGGAGCGATCCGACGTAGTCGTCGAGAATACCGACTCGCTCGAGGCGTTCCACGATCGGATTCGGGAGGTCGTTCGGGAGGGAATCGACGACGGGAAACGTACCGAACGAAAACGAGAATCATGA
- a CDS encoding signal recognition particle protein Srp54: MVLDDLGSSLRGTLDKLRGKSRLSEEDVEEIVKEIQRSLLSADVDVSLVMELSDNIKERSLEEEPPAGTPARDFVLRIVYEELVDLIGESTDLPLEEQTILLAGLQGSGKTTSAAKMAWWFSTKGLRPAVIQTDTFRPGAYDQAEEMAQRAEVDFYGNPDNDDPVEIARRGLEETSEADVHIVDTAGRHALEDDLIDEIEQIEGVVEPDTSLLVLDAAIGQGAKEQAQQFDESIGIDGVVITKLDGTAKGGGALTAVDQTDSSIAFLGTGEEVQDVERFEPDGFISRLLGMGDLGQLAERVERAMQQTGEEEEEWDPEDMLQGQFTLNDMQKQMEAMNNMGPLDQVMDMIPGFGGGIKDQLPDDAMDVTQERMRTFSVIMDSMTDAEKEYPKAIGASQIERIARGSGTSEEQVRELLQQYKMMERTIKQFQGMGSEQEMQRMMKQMQQGGGGGGGMGGMGPFG, encoded by the coding sequence ATGGTACTCGACGATCTCGGGAGTTCTCTGCGGGGCACCCTGGACAAGCTCCGCGGGAAGTCGCGACTCAGCGAGGAAGACGTCGAGGAGATCGTCAAGGAGATCCAGCGGTCCTTGCTCTCCGCCGACGTCGACGTCTCGCTCGTGATGGAGCTGTCGGACAACATCAAAGAGCGGTCACTCGAGGAAGAGCCCCCCGCCGGCACCCCGGCGCGGGACTTCGTCCTCCGCATCGTCTACGAGGAACTCGTCGATCTCATCGGGGAGTCGACCGACCTTCCGCTCGAGGAACAGACCATCCTGCTGGCGGGGCTCCAGGGGTCGGGGAAGACCACCTCCGCCGCGAAGATGGCGTGGTGGTTCTCGACCAAGGGGCTCCGACCGGCGGTCATCCAGACCGACACCTTCCGGCCGGGCGCGTACGACCAGGCCGAGGAGATGGCCCAGCGCGCGGAGGTCGACTTCTACGGCAATCCGGACAACGACGACCCCGTCGAGATCGCCCGGAGGGGTCTCGAGGAGACCAGCGAAGCCGACGTCCACATCGTGGACACGGCGGGTCGCCACGCCTTAGAGGACGATCTGATCGACGAGATCGAACAGATCGAGGGCGTCGTCGAGCCCGACACCTCGCTGCTCGTCCTCGACGCGGCGATCGGTCAGGGGGCGAAAGAGCAGGCCCAGCAGTTCGACGAGTCGATCGGGATCGACGGCGTCGTCATCACGAAACTCGATGGGACGGCGAAAGGTGGCGGCGCGCTGACCGCGGTCGATCAGACCGATTCGTCGATCGCGTTCCTCGGGACCGGCGAGGAGGTCCAGGACGTCGAACGCTTCGAGCCCGACGGCTTCATCTCGCGACTGCTCGGCATGGGCGATCTCGGTCAACTCGCCGAGCGCGTCGAACGCGCGATGCAGCAAACCGGGGAGGAAGAAGAGGAGTGGGACCCCGAGGACATGCTGCAGGGGCAGTTCACGCTGAACGACATGCAAAAGCAGATGGAGGCGATGAACAATATGGGGCCGCTCGATCAGGTGATGGACATGATCCCGGGCTTCGGCGGCGGGATCAAAGACCAGTTGCCCGACGACGCGATGGACGTCACCCAGGAGCGGATGCGCACCTTTAGCGTCATCATGGACTCGATGACCGACGCCGAAAAGGAGTATCCCAAAGCCATCGGCGCGAGCCAGATCGAGCGCATCGCCCGCGGTTCGGGAACCAGCGAGGAGCAGGTGCGCGAACTCCTCCAGCAGTACAAGATGATGGAACGCACGATCAAGCAGTTCCAGGGCATGGGCTCCGAACAGGAGATGCAGCGCATGATGAAGCAGATGCAACAGGGCGGCGGTGGCGGCGGTGGCATGGGCGGTATGGGGCCGTTCGGGTAA